A single region of the Leisingera thetidis genome encodes:
- a CDS encoding M48 family metallopeptidase, translated as MAEHHLPGNPPVPLTLRRSARARRISLRISSLDGRVTLTLPKSLPERTALEFAEEKADWIRAHLDKHPQAVEADFGAVLPVDGQNRVVERCAGRRVQLDAGRIAVPGDNPSRLLQRYLKELARNRLAEASDFYAARLGRGYSRLTLRDTRSRWGSCTADGGLMYSWRLILAPPAVLRYVAAHEVAHLQEMNHSPAFWAVVERLYGRYEAPRGWLRENGASLHRYRFGE; from the coding sequence ATGGCCGAACATCACCTGCCGGGGAACCCGCCGGTGCCGCTGACCCTGCGCCGCTCTGCCCGCGCGCGGCGGATCAGCCTGCGGATCTCCTCGCTCGACGGGCGGGTGACGCTGACCCTGCCCAAAAGCCTGCCCGAGCGCACCGCGCTGGAGTTCGCCGAGGAGAAGGCAGACTGGATCCGGGCGCATCTCGACAAGCACCCGCAGGCGGTCGAGGCGGATTTCGGCGCGGTGCTGCCGGTGGACGGCCAGAACCGGGTGGTGGAGCGCTGCGCGGGACGGCGGGTCCAGCTGGATGCCGGCCGGATCGCGGTGCCGGGGGACAACCCGTCCCGCCTGCTGCAGCGCTACCTCAAGGAACTGGCGCGCAACCGGCTGGCCGAGGCGTCGGATTTCTACGCCGCGCGGCTGGGCCGAGGCTACAGCCGCCTGACCCTGCGCGACACCCGCTCGCGCTGGGGCTCCTGCACCGCGGACGGCGGGCTGATGTATTCCTGGCGGCTGATCCTGGCGCCGCCCGCGGTGTTGCGCTATGTCGCCGCCCACGAGGTGGCGCATCTGCAGGAAATGAACCACTCGCCTGCCTTCTGGGCGGTGGTGGAACGGCTCTACGGCCGCTACGAGGCGCCCCGCGGCTGGCTGCGGGAAAACGGCGCCAGCCTGCACCGCTACCGGTTCGGCGAATGA
- a CDS encoding TIGR02300 family protein has protein sequence MPKEEWGVKRVCPTTGKRFYDLNKDPIVSPYTGEAVELDTGKTRMIEADAEDAATLKAKKNLDTDEVVLDDDDTVDVDLGDDVLDDDDDDDNVSLDDIADMSSPEDDS, from the coding sequence ATGCCCAAGGAAGAATGGGGTGTAAAGCGCGTTTGCCCCACCACTGGCAAGCGCTTTTATGACCTGAACAAGGACCCGATCGTCAGCCCCTACACGGGCGAGGCTGTCGAGCTGGACACCGGCAAGACCCGGATGATCGAAGCGGATGCCGAAGACGCCGCCACCCTGAAGGCCAAAAAGAACCTGGACACCGACGAGGTGGTTCTGGACGATGACGACACCGTCGACGTGGACCTGGGCGATGACGTCCTGGATGACGACGATGACGATGACAACGTCTCGCTGGACGACATCGCCGACATGTCGTCGCCTGAGGACGATTCCTGA
- a CDS encoding LysR family transcriptional regulator, producing MLDKLEMFIAVAREEHFGRAAAALGITQPTLSAGIKQLENQLGVQMIFRGSRYGGLTPEGQSALIWARKIVGDTRQLKEEMRFTRHGLTGQLRIAVIPTALTWAARLTARFSEKHPKVRFTILSRTSAEILSMIENFSVDAGISYLDNEPMGKVSSEPLYQEHYMLVCHRDSPFAGRETVGWAELDGQKLCLLTPDMQNRRIINKNFRDSGVSPEAWIESNSTIVLTANVEDGGWLTVLPADMARSLAVGKPLEIVPMTAVESVHTVGLVAPYREPHTPVLKALLAEARRMSETR from the coding sequence ATGCTCGATAAACTGGAGATGTTCATCGCGGTCGCCAGGGAAGAGCATTTCGGTCGCGCGGCGGCAGCACTCGGCATTACCCAACCAACACTGTCGGCGGGCATCAAACAGCTGGAGAACCAGCTTGGCGTGCAGATGATCTTCCGAGGCTCACGGTACGGCGGGCTGACGCCGGAAGGGCAAAGCGCGCTGATCTGGGCAAGGAAAATCGTGGGAGACACCCGGCAGCTGAAAGAGGAAATGCGCTTCACGCGGCATGGCCTGACCGGCCAGCTGCGCATCGCGGTAATCCCGACAGCGCTGACCTGGGCGGCCAGGCTGACAGCCCGGTTCAGCGAGAAACACCCGAAGGTACGGTTCACGATCCTCTCCCGCACCTCGGCCGAGATCCTGTCGATGATCGAGAATTTTTCCGTTGATGCAGGGATTTCCTATCTCGACAATGAACCCATGGGCAAAGTCAGCAGCGAGCCGCTGTACCAGGAGCATTACATGCTGGTGTGCCACCGCGACTCTCCCTTTGCGGGCCGGGAAACGGTCGGCTGGGCGGAACTGGACGGGCAGAAGCTGTGCCTGCTGACGCCGGACATGCAGAACCGGCGGATCATCAACAAGAATTTCCGCGACTCGGGCGTCAGCCCGGAGGCCTGGATCGAATCGAATTCGACCATCGTTCTGACCGCCAATGTAGAGGATGGCGGCTGGCTGACCGTGCTGCCGGCCGACATGGCACGCTCTCTTGCGGTCGGAAAGCCGCTGGAAATCGTGCCGATGACGGCTGTTGAATCCGTCCATACAGTTGGTCTGGTCGCCCCCTACCGGGAGCCTCATACCCCTGTTTTGAAGGCTCTTCTGGCAGAGGCGCGGCGGATGTCGGAGACCCGGTGA
- a CDS encoding formate dehydrogenase subunit gamma: MRAIISDHLHLEGALLPMLHALQEVYGHIPQAATPLIADALNISRAEVHGVISFYHDFREVPAGRHVVRICRAEACQAVGANALAEATLARLGVEWHGTTRNGAVTIEPVYCLGLCACGPAAMVDGTVLGRVDEARMAALLAEAGA; the protein is encoded by the coding sequence ATGCGCGCAATCATCTCGGACCATCTGCACCTGGAGGGGGCATTGCTGCCCATGCTTCATGCCTTGCAGGAGGTTTACGGCCACATCCCGCAGGCGGCAACGCCGCTGATCGCGGATGCCCTGAACATTTCCCGTGCCGAAGTGCACGGCGTAATCAGCTTTTATCATGACTTCCGCGAGGTGCCCGCGGGCCGTCACGTGGTCAGGATCTGCCGCGCCGAAGCCTGCCAGGCGGTGGGCGCCAATGCCCTGGCGGAGGCCACACTCGCGCGGCTGGGCGTCGAGTGGCACGGCACAACCAGAAATGGCGCGGTCACCATTGAGCCGGTCTATTGCCTGGGCCTGTGCGCCTGCGGCCCGGCTGCGATGGTGGACGGCACGGTGCTGGGCCGCGTGGATGAGGCCCGGATGGCGGCCCTGCTGGCGGAGGCCGGGGCATGA
- a CDS encoding formate dehydrogenase beta subunit, whose amino-acid sequence MKIYVPMDSAAKALGAEEVAAAITAEAGKRGLQIELIRNGSRGMLWLEPLVEIDRGAGREGFGAVTAADVPAMLDGTLAGLGNVEEIPFFARQTRLTFARCGVTDPLSMDDYQIHGGLAGLRRAAAMNGAEIVEEVTRSGLRGRGGAGFPTGIKWNTVLQAEADQKYIVCNADEGDSGTFADRMIMEGDPFCLIEGMAIAGLGTGATKGYVYLRSEYPDAIRVMQEAVRIARANGVLGDDVLGSGRAFDMEIRTGAGAYVCGEETSLLNSLEGKRGVVRAKPPLPALEGFLGKPTVVNNVISLATVPVIFEKGAQHYADFGLGRSRGTIPVQIAGNVKYGGLFETAFGMPLGDLVMDIAGGTASGRAVKAVQVGGPLGAYMPCGKFDTPFGYEEFDGAGGLIGHAGIVVFDDSADMLRMARFAMEFCAVESCGKCTPCRIGAVRGVETIDRIAAGDPGAIPLLTDLCETMTDGSLCALGGFTPYPVMSALTHFPDDFATAKEAAE is encoded by the coding sequence ATGAAGATCTACGTTCCCATGGACAGCGCCGCCAAGGCGCTGGGCGCCGAAGAAGTGGCCGCAGCGATCACCGCCGAAGCCGGCAAGCGCGGACTGCAGATCGAATTGATCCGCAACGGCAGCCGCGGCATGCTGTGGCTGGAGCCGCTGGTCGAGATCGACAGGGGCGCGGGCCGCGAGGGTTTCGGCGCGGTCACTGCCGCCGATGTGCCGGCGATGCTGGACGGCACGCTGGCCGGGCTGGGCAACGTCGAGGAGATCCCGTTTTTCGCGCGCCAGACCCGGCTGACCTTTGCCCGCTGCGGCGTGACCGATCCGCTGAGCATGGACGATTACCAGATACACGGCGGCCTGGCAGGGCTGCGCCGGGCCGCCGCGATGAACGGTGCGGAGATTGTTGAAGAGGTCACCCGATCCGGTCTGCGCGGCCGCGGCGGCGCAGGCTTCCCGACCGGGATCAAGTGGAACACGGTGCTGCAGGCCGAAGCGGACCAGAAATACATCGTCTGCAACGCCGACGAGGGCGACAGCGGCACTTTTGCCGACCGCATGATCATGGAGGGCGACCCCTTCTGCCTGATCGAGGGGATGGCAATTGCCGGTCTCGGCACGGGCGCGACCAAGGGCTATGTCTACCTGCGGTCGGAATACCCGGATGCCATCAGGGTGATGCAGGAGGCCGTTCGCATTGCCCGCGCCAATGGCGTGCTGGGTGACGATGTTTTAGGCTCGGGCCGGGCGTTTGACATGGAAATCCGCACCGGCGCCGGCGCCTACGTCTGCGGCGAGGAAACCTCGCTGCTGAACAGTCTGGAGGGCAAGCGCGGCGTGGTCCGCGCCAAGCCGCCGCTGCCGGCGCTGGAGGGCTTTCTGGGCAAGCCCACGGTCGTCAACAATGTGATCAGCCTGGCCACCGTGCCGGTGATCTTTGAGAAAGGCGCGCAGCACTACGCGGACTTCGGCCTGGGCCGGTCGCGCGGCACCATTCCGGTGCAGATCGCCGGCAACGTGAAATACGGCGGGCTGTTCGAGACAGCCTTCGGCATGCCCTTGGGCGACCTGGTGATGGACATCGCGGGCGGCACCGCCTCGGGCCGGGCGGTCAAGGCGGTGCAGGTCGGCGGGCCGCTCGGCGCCTATATGCCCTGCGGTAAATTCGACACCCCCTTTGGCTATGAGGAGTTCGACGGCGCAGGCGGGCTGATCGGCCATGCCGGCATCGTGGTGTTCGACGACAGTGCCGACATGCTGCGGATGGCACGGTTTGCCATGGAGTTCTGCGCCGTCGAGAGCTGCGGCAAATGCACCCCCTGCCGGATCGGCGCGGTGCGCGGCGTGGAAACCATCGACCGTATCGCCGCGGGCGACCCCGGCGCCATCCCGCTGCTGACCGACCTGTGCGAGACGATGACGGACGGCTCGCTGTGCGCCCTGGGCGGCTTCACCCCGTATCCGGTGATGTCCGCGCTTACCCATTTCCCCGATGATTTCGCCACCGCAAAGGAGGCCGCAGAATGA